In the genome of Sardina pilchardus chromosome 14, fSarPil1.1, whole genome shotgun sequence, one region contains:
- the rnf185 gene encoding E3 ubiquitin-protein ligase RNF185 has translation MASAGPQASGSTGADTTPNPSSGNSSGESSGQDSTFECNICLDTSKDAVISLCGHLFCWPCLHQWLETRPNRQVCPVCKAGISRDKVIPLYGRGSTGQQDPRERTPPRPQGQRPEPENRGGFQGFGFGDGGFQMSFGIGAFPFGIFATAFNINDGRPPPAAPGTPQHMDEQFLSRLFLFVALVIMFWLLIA, from the exons ATGGCCAGCGCCGGGCCCCAAGCCTCTGGCTCTACAGGAGCTGACACCACCCCCAATCCCAGCTCTGGGAACTCATCGGGAGAAAGCAGTGGCCAAGACAGCACCTTTGAGTGCAACATCTGCCTGGACACATCAAAGGATGCTGTGATAAGTCTCTGTGGGCATCTTTTCTG TTGGCCCTGCTTACATCAG TGGTTGGAAACCAGACCAAACAGACAGGTATGCCCAGTTTGCAAGGCTGGCATCAGCCGTGACAAAGTCATCCCTCTATATGGAAGAGGTAGCACTGGACAACAGGATCCAAG agAAAGAACTCCTCCCCGACCACAGGGCCAACGTCCAGAGCCTGAGAACCGAGGG GGCTTTCAAGGTTTTGGTTTTGGTGATGGGGGTTTTCAGATGTCCTTTGGGATAGGAGCCTTTCCTTTTGGCATTTTTGCCACAGCGTTCAACATAAACGATGGCCGGCCTCCTCCAG CTGCCCCCGGCACCCCACAGCATATGGATGAGCAGTTCCTGTCCCGCCTCTTCCTGTTTGTGGCGCTGGTGATCATGTTCTGGCTACTCATCGcatga